The Mytilus trossulus isolate FHL-02 chromosome 3, PNRI_Mtr1.1.1.hap1, whole genome shotgun sequence genome contains a region encoding:
- the LOC134710527 gene encoding UDP-galactose transporter senju-like has translation MGWCSEDLFPTKFSLIIFISYMALFINQGILVTASKSKDNTYNYNTVTAVLLTECVKLVAAACIFLKDNTVSSLLSDITKHKDVLLYYMVPSALYCLYNNLAFVNLASYDPTTYFLLLQFRVVLTGVIFQIVFNKKLTTLQWVSLGCLTFGCILKEYGKMSEKTGATSSDFMSYLDPHLFLIIVQVFSSCFAGVYNEYLLKDKGVDVHIMVQNVFMYLDSILCNVVALGFKGDLANAFTFTSLSAMAQPSVICIVLNNAAIGIVTSLFLRSLNSILKTFASALELMFTAVLCWMIFGISIDMYTVVALGIVTAATFLYSHKPVVNLAKTDEHKTKEDV, from the exons ATGGGGTGGTGTTCAGAAGATTTGTTTCCAACGAAATTCAGTTTGATCATATTTATTTCGTATATGGCACTGTTTATAAATCAAG GTATTTTGGTAACAGCATCTAAAAGTAAAGATAACACATACAATTACAATACTGTTACAGCTGTGCTATTGACGGAATGTGTCAAGCTTGTGGCAGCAgcttgtatatttttaaaaga tAATACAGTCAGTTCTCTGCTGTCCGATATTACCAAGCATAAAGATG tgctACTGTATTACATGGTACCATCAGCgttatattgtttatacaaTAACCTGGCTTTTGTAAACCTGGCCTCCTATGATCCAACAACATACTTCCTATTATTACAGTTCAGAGTTGTATTGACTGGTGTCATATTTCAG ATTGTTTTCAATAAGAAGTTGACAACTCTCCAGTGGGTATCATTAGGATGCCTTACATTTGGATGTATCTTGAAAGAATATGGCAAAATGTCTGAGAAAACAGGTGCCACATCATCAGATTTCATGTCCTACCTTGATCCACATCTGTTTCTTATCATCGTCCAGGTGTTTAGCTCATGTTTTGCAGGTGTGTACAATGAGTACCTGTTGAAAGACAAAGGGGTTGACGTCCATATAATGGTACAGAatgtattcatgtatttagattctaTCCTTTGTAATGTCGTAGCTCTGGGATTTAAAGGAGATTTGGCCAATGCCTTCACATTTACGAGTCTCAGCGCTATGGCCCAACCAAGTGTGATATGTATAGTTCTGAACAATGCTGCTATTGGCATAGTCACTAGTTTATTCCTACGATCACTGAATTCCATTTTGAAGACATTTGCCAGTGCTTTAGAACTGATGTTTACTGCAGTTTTGTGCTGGATGATCTTTGGCATATCAATAGACATGTACACAGTAGTGGCACTTGGAATTGTAACTGCAGCCACTTTTCTGTATTCTCACAAACCTGTTGTCAACCTGGCCAAGACGGATGAGcacaaaacaaaagaagatgtCTAA
- the LOC134710526 gene encoding interferon-induced protein 44-like produces the protein MIVEFRKEDRSQMTKWIGGMKKYTLLYKASGDGCTSTAFHNACNNKGPTVTILYNHDNFIYGGYTSVSWRSIGNFQSDTKAFLFKLYQNDTWSPVKMPIANYRNSIYDHADYGPTFGDRDLQTFSGKVNFDGTIFNLNGKTNFGASYTMNDENYKSIANGNLRVKDIEVYLVEEEPWRKTPKWNTKLLAELKEKVEKYRPLPGLKIHQARILLVGQVGSGKSSFFNTINSIFRGYITSQACSGNAEHSLTTVYRMYQIRKGIRGKPMNFRLHDTRGIEADQGVDANEICYLLDGNIQDGYQFNPSVPVSTDTLGFVESAHISETIHCVVLVLDGTTVDVMAEKVAERLKKLQMRMNQRGIPQVVLLTKIDKICEKTEEDLSNVFYSPLVKETVERVSQIMGLPRSHILPVKNYESEMDLNDNVNILALMSLQQILHFADDYMYNHLDKHKEGISFSFHGMLRNIIFITMSAVVCLLAFWFYK, from the exons ATGATTGTCGAATTTAGAAAGGAAGATCGAAGCCAAATGACAAAGTGGATTGGTGGTATGAAAAAGTACACACTTTTGTATAAGGCTTCTGGAGACGGGTGTACCTCAACAGCTTTCCATAATGCTTGTAACAATAAAGGCCCAACTGTTACGATcctttataatcatgataatttcaTATATGGAGGATACACTTCAGTCAGTTGGAGAAGTATTGGAAACTTTCAATCGGACACAAAAGCTTTCCTTTTCAAACTTTATCAAAATGACACATGGTCACCGGTAAAAATGCCAATAGCTAATTATCGAAATAGCATATATGACCATGCTGACTATGGACCAACATTTGGTGACCGAGATTTGCAAACCTTTTCTGGCAAAGTTAACTTTGATGGTACAATTTTCAACTTGAatggaaaaacaaattttggagCATCCTACACAATGAATGACGAAAATTATAAGTCTATTGCTAATGGCAACCTGAGAGTAAAAGACATTGAAGTATATTTAGTTGAGG AGGAGCCATGGAGAAAGACACCTAAATGGAATACAAAG CTGCTGGCTGAGCTAAAGGAAAAGGTTGAAAAATATAGACCTTTGCCGGGTTTAAAAATTCATCAAGCACGGATTTTATTGGTGGGACAGGTAGGCTCAGGAAAGTCAAGTTTCTTCAACACTATAAACTCAATATTCAGAGGATATATAACAAGTCAGGCGTGTAGTGGTAATGCAGAGCATAGTCTTACAACTGTG TATAGAATGTATCAAATTAGAAAAGGAATAAGAGGGAAGCCAATGAATTTCCGACTTCATGACACGAGAGGAATTGAAGCTGACCAAGGAGTAGATGCGaatgaaatttgttatttgCTTGATGGAAACATCCAAGATGGATACCAG TTCAATCCATCGGTCCCTGTTTCAACAGACACACTAGGTTTTGTAGAGAGTGCACACATCAGTGAAACAATTCATTGTGTAGTGCTTGTTTTAGATGGCACCACCGTTGACGTTATGGCAGAAAAGGTCGCCGAAAGGTTAAAAAAGTTACAGATGCGCATGAACCAACGAG GTATTCCGCAAGTAGTTTTGCTAACAAAGATAGACAAGATTTGTGAAAAAACAGAGGAAGATTTATCTAATGTTTTTTACAGTCCTTTGGTCAAGGAAACAGTCGAAAGAGTTTCACAGATTATGGGATTACCTAGGTCACATATCCTACCAGTAAAAAATTATGAATCAGAGATGGATCTTAATGACAATGTGAACATCCTGGCTTTAATGTCCCTGCAACAAATATTACACTTTGCGGATGACTACATGTATAACCACCTTGATAAACATAAAGAGGGCATTAGTTTCAGCTTTCATGGGATGCTTCGAAACATCATATTTATTACCATGTCagctgttgtttgtttgttggcATTTTGGTTTTATAAGTAA